From the Trifolium pratense cultivar HEN17-A07 linkage group LG4, ARS_RC_1.1, whole genome shotgun sequence genome, the window TATACTTTGAGTTTGACTTTAATTGTTGGATTAATTCacccaaataaaatatttagtttcacaaataaaaattatattttcttaaatgAATATCATTTACCTCGAGagaattagtctctgcagttgtgCGTGGAGAATAATTttagtttaccaaaaaaaattatatttttgtattgaCTTAACTCTTAATTACGGTCTTAGttcctctatttttatttactcATTCAAATCACCCAATTTTGATCCCTCTctcgtatttttatttttaaacttgaaaaaatgatgatatattatatttgaattgaagtttttagagaattttcttataatttcatatgggtgttaattattttacatcatcATATTGTGTGATACATCATTTAAAAGGCACATCAGCATTTGCGAGTAAATTTATTTAACGAAAAGACCCcaattaaatgattttaaaatgagaaatcaattttataagtaaatgaaatttaaataagatgacaaaaattataataaattttctttgatatttaCATATTGAGTTGACACCTTCTATTGTTGAGATGTCTTTCAAGTGCAACCCCTCCCTCTAGTTTCACTCTTAAGCCTTTGCTTGTATACGTTTTTAATCACACATCTATATGTTTGAATTCAGCTCTAGAAATGCAACGTTATCAAAACTCTTGGTTTAATTATGTTCAGTATAGTCCTATTATGGTTTGGGATGGGAGATTAAGAGATTAATGTATGCACTTTGCATGCAGATGACTtttagtttaatcacacaaaagatacttaaaaaaattaggatAGTTAATCTATCATTCAAAAGTTTCATCTtgtgtaaatttatttatttattattttggttacatataaatttattaagttAATGAAGACACAATTCAACATTATTTCTCAAGCTCTCACTTCCAAGATACCTTAGTATTTTCATGCTCTTAAAATAATACATGCAAATATTATTAGATTAATGTCAATTTTGTTAGATGACCCTTTAATTTATTCATTGGTTTAGTCCAAATTTATTTCTTTAGTTTAGATGACCCTAATGGTTTAGTCCgaattcattcattgatttatgtgtttttctttcCTCCCTTTTACTTTCACTAAAATCAAACACATCATGAAGAGTCACCGATGCAATTAaactaatattttataattaagtataataaaataaatttttgaattGATGGTAAAAATAGTTTTGACAAAAGTAGCTTGGACAGCAAGCCTGCCACCAGACGCTTTAAATGTAACATAGATGTTTCTTTCTTATCTCAATATAATAAAGTGAGAATTGACATATGCATTAGAGACGAGCTTTGAGTCTTTGTCTTGGCTATGTATAATCAATTTATTCCTATGTGTGCGGTTCATATTGGAGAAGCTTTTGGCTTACTCTATGCTCTTACTTGGGTTCATGAGTTAAACTTGGGACCGGTTGATTTTGGGCTCAATTCAAAGAAAGTGGTAGACAGATTCCATGCACGTACACATGATGCTACTGAGTTCGGTGATATAATCACACATTGTAAGAGTCTTTTTTCCCAATTTTACAATAACTCTCGTGTTGAGTTTGTTAGGCAACACGCAAATGAGGTTGCTCATAGTTTAGCTAAGGCGGCCACATCTTTAGCTAGTCCCCAAATTTTGGTTGATATACCATATTGTATTGAACATATCCtgattaatgaaatgctataaacaCATTTacgtaaaaagtaaaaaaaaaaagtagtttggACAGTTGCAGTTTGATGAGGAACCTGCACATTACATTGCAGAATTCTTCACTAGTCAAAAAGGAATATCTCAAAAGCAGGGAAAGTTGAATCTCAAAACAATAATCCACTGTATGTTCAGTTTCAAGCTATTACATTTGGTTTAATATCCATGCCATTATAAAATTCTCCACTTTGATTAATTACTTTTGAGAAAATTACATCTTTAATCTCTTAACTTAATTTCAGTTAACactttagtttttcattttttttataagtcattttgtcatgtttggatataaattctaagtttcaaatttatagttttctttctttgtttgcaaaatcataaatatatctTATAcagtaaaagaaaattatagatttaaagtttaaaaaattatatacaaacatgaataaaggacaaaaaaaccaaaaaattacgtaaaaaaaataatataaaagactAAATCCttgcataaaattaaattaaaggacTAAAGATGTAATTTTACGATTATATCTTTATGCCTTTGCTGCCAAACTCAAGGAAATGGAAGCATAATGCAAGATAAGGATAGTAAAGAATTAGTTTAGTGACCTCTTACATTCACCACCAAATATGTTAACTACCAATCTTGTGTGAAGATTGTATTTGCCTATTTGGAGTGTATGCAGTTAGAAATTCGTGCTTTCATGCGACATCGGTGATTGTTTGATCAAGATTGGACAACGCAAAAAACATGCAGATTTTggtttatttgttttaaatctaaaataccaaatttaAAATCTAGACCATCACAAATGCTCATTGAAGCCCCGAGTCCTGACCGCATGAGTGCACGTATTTCTGACTGCATGTAATACAAATGAGTGAACTCTCATCTTTCAACAGTAAATTGTTAAGTGTAGAGAGGTTGATGAAATTGTTGAAaagaataatgataaaaatgaaaaataaaagaaatatagaTCCAAATATCCAAACACAGAAATTGAATCCCACCAAAACTTTTCACATAAACAAGTAAGCCACAAGTAAGCCAGGTGATTAAGAGAATTATTCACTCAGAAGACCAGAAACTAAATAACATATGAAACAACAAACAAATAACAAACTTCTAATAAACTGTTCCTAGTTGAAAAATAGTTCACAAACGCCACGAATTTCCAATTGATTGAAAAccgcaaataaaattaaattccaaTCGATCACGGTTTCATATATGGTAGGGAGAAAAACCATCGGTGTCTATGAAGATGTCAATAATCGCTTGATGCCAGTCTTCTGCTCTGATGTAAGTCTAGATGGAAACTTAACGTTGAACTTGATTCTCAAGTTTCCCCTTTTGGAAGGTTCCTTAGGAATCGGCATACCCTCTCCTTTAACAACTTCTTCATACGATGGACTAATGATGGTGTTGACGGGGACCGTAAGATTCCTCCCGTCAAGGGTTGCTATTTGCGCTGTGTAACCTGTCAGAGCTTCTACAAGAGAGATCTTTTGAGTAACAACAAGATCATTGCCATCCCTCTTGAAGAGGCTATGAGGCTTCTCGTCGATAATAAAAACAAGGTCTGCAGGTATAAGTCCTCTTTGTTCATTTCCCTTCTCTGGAAAGGTTATTTTTGTTCCTTTCTTCCAACCTGGCTTGATCTCAATGGTTAGAATTTCCTCGACTGTGGTAGGCCTCCTTCAGAATAAGAAAATATACAGTTGATTAGTTCTATGGCAATTCAATTCACACCTATAATTTGCTGTTACTTTTGAACAGTGACGTCAAATAGTGGCACTATAGCATCGCAGAAATGTAACAAACTGCTATTGTTCTACGATACACAATTTAGTACAAAGAGATGTCAACTAACGTCTATTGTAGTGCTATAGCACTGAAGCGTAgaggaatttgaacaaatcactatTTTTCATGATCTGCAATTGACAACACTGCCTTTGAATACATCCTATCCTATGTGAACTTCATGTTGAcagataaaacaaaaaatgacgTACAAAAACATTGTATAAAGTGCAAAGTGAATGACTTCAGTTAGCATGAAATGGGAAAGATGAATTCTCACTCGCTGAGATGTAACATCAGTCTAAAAAACTTCTGAGTCTGGACTGTTACATATATACTAAAGAATTATGCACAGCGTTTAAACTTTAGACATGGTCAATTTTGAATCTGGACTGTTTCAAATTTTCGCATATCAATTTTGATGAAGTTTCAAATTATCACTTAAACGTGTCTGATTGCATGTTCTGCATTATTTTAATAGCGGCTTTAGTAGTCACATCACAACTAACTAGTTTGAATGAATAATGCAAATTATAAAATGCAATTCATAAACATGATGAAGAAGGTTGGTCTACAGCTACTGTGATAAGATGTAGATGCCagcaaattataattttttttaatgaaacgGCATATAGAAAGGTAATGTGCACAGAACTAAAAGTATAAGAACTTCATATAGATCAAAGATTTCAGATTCTCAAGTCCCAATCCATCGCAAAACCTGCCACTTTATTATGGCCTGTTTGGATTgccttatttgaacttatctattgGCAATTGACATAAGCAAACGTTGAGATTGTTcgagagagcttatggaaacagtttatgacatgtccataagctgttttcagcttatttgcataagctctccAAGGTAACTTATCAAGATAgcatatgaaaacaacttataggaAAAcattttgactttattttaacttttgttatagaaatggCTTATACACAAAcgtttaattaagttgtttatccaaactgAGACTATCAAAACAGAGCCTTAGTGGAAAATTGATTATTTAGAgcatataataaagaaaatgtATACTATGAAAATGACCATAAACCAACAACACATAACAAAAGTGAATCATCGAACCAGACTTtgaattcaataatttaaatatgtCCAATAAAACCAAAGCAACTAGGTTAATATAGGAAAAAGATGGAAGCAGGTTAAACTAGAAAGCTCACCCACTAGAATCAGAAACATCCCTGGAaatcttcatttttttggtGGTCCCTTTATACAAATCCTCCAAACTGCATGGCAATGTTCTCTCAATCGGTGCACTTTTCCTCGGCGCATTGCCGGATCCTTCACCAGCCGCATTCCGAAACGAAGAGAAAAGGTCATCCCTAAACATTCCGCTCGGAAAGCCAGAAGCACCAGGATGACCACCCATTCCACCACCAAAGGGTCTTTGAAACCCGAAGAACTCCGAAAATATGTCATCCGCACTTCTCGGATTGAACCGGAACATCGTCGGCCCATCGCTGGCATCAGAAAATCCACCCGCACCTTGCGGAGGCACCTGCCCCTTCAATCCCTCCTCACCATATTGATCATACACAGCTCTCTTTTGTGGATCACTCAAAACCtattcaaaaatcaaatcaCTAGCAAAAACAAACAATTCCAAAATGATTCTAATCACAAGAAAACACAACATTTTCACCCCCAACATTTCAAATTGTAATCTTAAACCTCTCACCACACTGATCATACACTTCTCTCATTTGTTGATCACTCAAAAGTCAACCTAAtcacaagcaaaacaaaaaaaccaacACAATTCCTAAATcacaagaaaataataattaaacatCCCAATGTTTCAAATTGCAACACCCAAACCCCACAATTCCAAATGActcaaaaacacaaaattaaacACCCCATCATTCCAAATTGCATCCCCAAAACCCTATAATTCTAAATTATTCTAAATCacaataaaaacacaaaataaaataacccATCAATTCAAATTGCAACCCCAGAACCCCAAAATTTCCAAATTATCCAAAATCACAATAAAAATACAACCTTTAACACCCCCAAATTCCAAACAACAACCCCAAAAccccaaaaattaaaactttacaAAAAAAGTTCACAACCCAATTAACATTACATAAagtaaattgaaaaatagaaaatgggGTA encodes:
- the LOC123924871 gene encoding dnaJ homolog subfamily B member 1, whose translation is MGVDYYKVLQVDRNAKDDDLKKAYRKLAMKWHPDKNPNNKKDAEAKFKQISEAYDVLSDPQKRAVYDQYGEEGLKGQVPPQGAGGFSDASDGPTMFRFNPRSADDIFSEFFGFQRPFGGGMGGHPGASGFPSGMFRDDLFSSFRNAAGEGSGNAPRKSAPIERTLPCSLEDLYKGTTKKMKISRDVSDSSGRPTTVEEILTIEIKPGWKKGTKITFPEKGNEQRGLIPADLVFIIDEKPHSLFKRDGNDLVVTQKISLVEALTGYTAQIATLDGRNLTVPVNTIISPSYEEVVKGEGMPIPKEPSKRGNLRIKFNVKFPSRLTSEQKTGIKRLLTSS